One genomic region from Lates calcarifer isolate ASB-BC8 linkage group LG10, TLL_Latcal_v3, whole genome shotgun sequence encodes:
- the asb15a gene encoding ankyrin repeat and SOCS box protein 15 isoform X1, protein MDGADDMDEDELLDYDVQVIIQESCQREHLTESGRSGALKLVDAIERGDMLALQELCDFPAAFSQEDEHGWYPLHRAAVQPLVSVLETVLYASFRLTLEEKTLEGETFLTLAVKAGLVENVKMLLDHGASPHTTNSKNESPLLLAVRAGSHQMVSCLIAGGAQVGQVCLKKWTAMHEASRAGCVHVMELLLQHGGQVSQTDQHGVTPLGIAAEYSHAEVLELLIKHGADVNAQAPNGDSVLYDAAGSGNPDCIDILLQHGANPNIHNLSSQLPIHRAAYEGHYLALRILIPITTRRALRLSGHSPIHSAADGGHAHCLELLLQKGFDINALLAPHISENYGDMRKSPLYFAVSNGDATCTEMLLKSGAKPDLDPLCCLLVAVRSGRYEIVKLLLAAKANVNCYFTAVNDTVFPTALQYCLKDEVMMRLLLNNGYDAEKCFCCNHDDDWDDLTESDYSQHQEEKVAFCDFVSVSWLVNLVGRVVLILLEYVGQVSLCGKLTKILEKHKEWPHIQLDHT, encoded by the exons ATGGACGGAGCCGATGACATGGATGAAGATGAACTCCTGGACTACGACGTTCAGGTGATCATTCAGGAGTCGTGTCAGAGAGAACACCTGACAGAATCAGGGAG GAGTGGAGCTCTGAAGCTTGTGGATGCTATTGAACGAG GTGACATGTTGGCTCTGCAGGAGCTCTGTGATTTCCCAGCAGCCTTCAGTCAGGAGGACGAGCACGGCTGGTATCCTCTGCATAGGGCGGCGGTGCAACCTCTGGTCTCAGTCCTGGAGACGGTGCTGTATG CATCTTTCAGACTGACTCTGGAGGAAAAGACTCTGGAGGGTGAGACCTTCCTGACTTTAGCAGTCAAAGCCGGTTTGGTGGAAAATGTGAAGATGCTGCTGGACCATGGAGCGTCTCCTCACACCACCAACAGCAAGAATGAGTCTCCTCTGCTTTTAG CAGTCAGAGCCGGATCTCATCAGATGGTCTCCTGTCTGATAGCTGGAGGAGCTCAGGTGGGGCAGGTGTGTCTGAAGAAGTGGACGGCCATGCACGAGGCCTCCAGGGCCGGGTGCGTCCACGTCATGGAGCTCCTGTTGCAGCATGGAGGTCAGGTTTCGCAGACAGACCAGCATGGAGTGACTCCTCTGGGCATCGCAGCAGAATATAGCCACGCTGAGGTCCTGGAGCTCCTCATCAAACATG GTGCTGATGTGAACGCTCAGGCGCCCAATGGCGACAGCGTCCTGTATGACGCTGCAGGTTCAGGGAATCCAGATTGTATCGACATCCTGCTGCAGCACGGAGCAAATCCCAACATCCACAACCTGAGCTCCCAGCTGCCGATCCACCGAGCGGCATACGAAGGACATTACTT AGCTTTAAGGATTTTGATCCCAATCACGACCCGGCGGGCCTTGAGGCTCTCAGGTCACAGCCCCATCCACTCCGCTGCTGATGGAGGCCACGCTCACTGCCTGGAGCTGTTGCTGCAGAAAGGTTTTGACATCAACGCACTGTTAGCCCCTCACATCTCTGAAAACTACGGCGACATGAGGAAGAGCCCGCTATACTTTGCAGTCTCCAATGGGGACGCTACCTGTACCGAGATGCTGCTGAAGTCTGGAGCCAAACCTGACCTGGACCCGCTGTGCTGCCTCCTGGTGGCTGTCAGGTCAGGACGCTATGAGAtcgtgaagctgctgctggcggCCAAAGCAAACGTGAACTGTTACTTCACAGCGGTGAACGACACCGTGTTTCCTACAGCACTGCAGTACTGCCTGAAGGACGAGGTGATGATGAGACTGCTGCTCAACAACGGCTACGATGCTGAaaagtgtttctgctgcaaCCATGACGACGACTGGGACGACCTGACTGAGTCTGATTACTCACAGCATCAGGAGGAGAAAGTCGCT tTTTGTGATTTTGTCAGTGTCTCCTGGCTGGTGAACCTGGTGGGTCGAGTCGTGTTGATCCTCCTCGAGTACGTCGGTCAGGTTTCTCTCTGCGGCAAACTGACGAAGATCttggagaaacacaaagagtgGCCTCACATTCAGCTGGACCACACGTGA
- the asb15a gene encoding ankyrin repeat and SOCS box protein 15 isoform X2 yields the protein MLLNEVTCWLCRSSVISQQPSVRRTSTAGILCIGRRCNLWSQSWRRCCMVASFRLTLEEKTLEGETFLTLAVKAGLVENVKMLLDHGASPHTTNSKNESPLLLAVRAGSHQMVSCLIAGGAQVGQVCLKKWTAMHEASRAGCVHVMELLLQHGGQVSQTDQHGVTPLGIAAEYSHAEVLELLIKHGADVNAQAPNGDSVLYDAAGSGNPDCIDILLQHGANPNIHNLSSQLPIHRAAYEGHYLALRILIPITTRRALRLSGHSPIHSAADGGHAHCLELLLQKGFDINALLAPHISENYGDMRKSPLYFAVSNGDATCTEMLLKSGAKPDLDPLCCLLVAVRSGRYEIVKLLLAAKANVNCYFTAVNDTVFPTALQYCLKDEVMMRLLLNNGYDAEKCFCCNHDDDWDDLTESDYSQHQEEKVAFCDFVSVSWLVNLVGRVVLILLEYVGQVSLCGKLTKILEKHKEWPHIQLDHT from the exons ATGCTATTGAACGAG GTGACATGTTGGCTCTGCAGGAGCTCTGTGATTTCCCAGCAGCCTTCAGTCAGGAGGACGAGCACGGCTGGTATCCTCTGCATAGGGCGGCGGTGCAACCTCTGGTCTCAGTCCTGGAGACGGTGCTGTATGGTGG CATCTTTCAGACTGACTCTGGAGGAAAAGACTCTGGAGGGTGAGACCTTCCTGACTTTAGCAGTCAAAGCCGGTTTGGTGGAAAATGTGAAGATGCTGCTGGACCATGGAGCGTCTCCTCACACCACCAACAGCAAGAATGAGTCTCCTCTGCTTTTAG CAGTCAGAGCCGGATCTCATCAGATGGTCTCCTGTCTGATAGCTGGAGGAGCTCAGGTGGGGCAGGTGTGTCTGAAGAAGTGGACGGCCATGCACGAGGCCTCCAGGGCCGGGTGCGTCCACGTCATGGAGCTCCTGTTGCAGCATGGAGGTCAGGTTTCGCAGACAGACCAGCATGGAGTGACTCCTCTGGGCATCGCAGCAGAATATAGCCACGCTGAGGTCCTGGAGCTCCTCATCAAACATG GTGCTGATGTGAACGCTCAGGCGCCCAATGGCGACAGCGTCCTGTATGACGCTGCAGGTTCAGGGAATCCAGATTGTATCGACATCCTGCTGCAGCACGGAGCAAATCCCAACATCCACAACCTGAGCTCCCAGCTGCCGATCCACCGAGCGGCATACGAAGGACATTACTT AGCTTTAAGGATTTTGATCCCAATCACGACCCGGCGGGCCTTGAGGCTCTCAGGTCACAGCCCCATCCACTCCGCTGCTGATGGAGGCCACGCTCACTGCCTGGAGCTGTTGCTGCAGAAAGGTTTTGACATCAACGCACTGTTAGCCCCTCACATCTCTGAAAACTACGGCGACATGAGGAAGAGCCCGCTATACTTTGCAGTCTCCAATGGGGACGCTACCTGTACCGAGATGCTGCTGAAGTCTGGAGCCAAACCTGACCTGGACCCGCTGTGCTGCCTCCTGGTGGCTGTCAGGTCAGGACGCTATGAGAtcgtgaagctgctgctggcggCCAAAGCAAACGTGAACTGTTACTTCACAGCGGTGAACGACACCGTGTTTCCTACAGCACTGCAGTACTGCCTGAAGGACGAGGTGATGATGAGACTGCTGCTCAACAACGGCTACGATGCTGAaaagtgtttctgctgcaaCCATGACGACGACTGGGACGACCTGACTGAGTCTGATTACTCACAGCATCAGGAGGAGAAAGTCGCT tTTTGTGATTTTGTCAGTGTCTCCTGGCTGGTGAACCTGGTGGGTCGAGTCGTGTTGATCCTCCTCGAGTACGTCGGTCAGGTTTCTCTCTGCGGCAAACTGACGAAGATCttggagaaacacaaagagtgGCCTCACATTCAGCTGGACCACACGTGA
- the asb15a gene encoding ankyrin repeat and SOCS box protein 15 isoform X3, which produces MLALQELCDFPAAFSQEDEHGWYPLHRAAVQPLVSVLETVLYASFRLTLEEKTLEGETFLTLAVKAGLVENVKMLLDHGASPHTTNSKNESPLLLAVRAGSHQMVSCLIAGGAQVGQVCLKKWTAMHEASRAGCVHVMELLLQHGGQVSQTDQHGVTPLGIAAEYSHAEVLELLIKHGADVNAQAPNGDSVLYDAAGSGNPDCIDILLQHGANPNIHNLSSQLPIHRAAYEGHYLALRILIPITTRRALRLSGHSPIHSAADGGHAHCLELLLQKGFDINALLAPHISENYGDMRKSPLYFAVSNGDATCTEMLLKSGAKPDLDPLCCLLVAVRSGRYEIVKLLLAAKANVNCYFTAVNDTVFPTALQYCLKDEVMMRLLLNNGYDAEKCFCCNHDDDWDDLTESDYSQHQEEKVAFCDFVSVSWLVNLVGRVVLILLEYVGQVSLCGKLTKILEKHKEWPHIQLDHT; this is translated from the exons ATGTTGGCTCTGCAGGAGCTCTGTGATTTCCCAGCAGCCTTCAGTCAGGAGGACGAGCACGGCTGGTATCCTCTGCATAGGGCGGCGGTGCAACCTCTGGTCTCAGTCCTGGAGACGGTGCTGTATG CATCTTTCAGACTGACTCTGGAGGAAAAGACTCTGGAGGGTGAGACCTTCCTGACTTTAGCAGTCAAAGCCGGTTTGGTGGAAAATGTGAAGATGCTGCTGGACCATGGAGCGTCTCCTCACACCACCAACAGCAAGAATGAGTCTCCTCTGCTTTTAG CAGTCAGAGCCGGATCTCATCAGATGGTCTCCTGTCTGATAGCTGGAGGAGCTCAGGTGGGGCAGGTGTGTCTGAAGAAGTGGACGGCCATGCACGAGGCCTCCAGGGCCGGGTGCGTCCACGTCATGGAGCTCCTGTTGCAGCATGGAGGTCAGGTTTCGCAGACAGACCAGCATGGAGTGACTCCTCTGGGCATCGCAGCAGAATATAGCCACGCTGAGGTCCTGGAGCTCCTCATCAAACATG GTGCTGATGTGAACGCTCAGGCGCCCAATGGCGACAGCGTCCTGTATGACGCTGCAGGTTCAGGGAATCCAGATTGTATCGACATCCTGCTGCAGCACGGAGCAAATCCCAACATCCACAACCTGAGCTCCCAGCTGCCGATCCACCGAGCGGCATACGAAGGACATTACTT AGCTTTAAGGATTTTGATCCCAATCACGACCCGGCGGGCCTTGAGGCTCTCAGGTCACAGCCCCATCCACTCCGCTGCTGATGGAGGCCACGCTCACTGCCTGGAGCTGTTGCTGCAGAAAGGTTTTGACATCAACGCACTGTTAGCCCCTCACATCTCTGAAAACTACGGCGACATGAGGAAGAGCCCGCTATACTTTGCAGTCTCCAATGGGGACGCTACCTGTACCGAGATGCTGCTGAAGTCTGGAGCCAAACCTGACCTGGACCCGCTGTGCTGCCTCCTGGTGGCTGTCAGGTCAGGACGCTATGAGAtcgtgaagctgctgctggcggCCAAAGCAAACGTGAACTGTTACTTCACAGCGGTGAACGACACCGTGTTTCCTACAGCACTGCAGTACTGCCTGAAGGACGAGGTGATGATGAGACTGCTGCTCAACAACGGCTACGATGCTGAaaagtgtttctgctgcaaCCATGACGACGACTGGGACGACCTGACTGAGTCTGATTACTCACAGCATCAGGAGGAGAAAGTCGCT tTTTGTGATTTTGTCAGTGTCTCCTGGCTGGTGAACCTGGTGGGTCGAGTCGTGTTGATCCTCCTCGAGTACGTCGGTCAGGTTTCTCTCTGCGGCAAACTGACGAAGATCttggagaaacacaaagagtgGCCTCACATTCAGCTGGACCACACGTGA
- the LOC108902983 gene encoding LOW QUALITY PROTEIN: ankyrin repeat and SOCS box protein 15-like (The sequence of the model RefSeq protein was modified relative to this genomic sequence to represent the inferred CDS: deleted 1 base in 1 codon), giving the protein MNTYDEYAEEEINDYIIQLSIQDSCQDAFLKSAAGLAAATDENLRVLAAIEQGEVSVLREMLRHTFAFRESDSRGWLPLHRAASQPVLEVLETVLRLSAQGLSLEERTAVGGDTPLTLAVKAGLVQNVKSLLQHGASPHNTNNKNESPLLLAVRAGSYEMTYTLVALGAWVEQVCRKKWTAMHEAAKVGKVDILMLLLRNGGRVNHKDVTGVTPLAVAAEHGHFHVTEILLNCGSRVNSQACNGESVLLDAAGSGNTDCIQLLLDNGANPNLPSITGHLPIHKAAYAGHYDALKMLIPLTTKKAIKEAGQSPVHSAAEGGHSRCLKLLLAAGFDVNYRMNTRNSENYRDMRKSALYFAVSNGDVDCTKILLAAGAKTDLDPLCCLLVAVRSGRYEIVKLLLAAKADVNCYFTVVSDTVFPTALQYCLKDEVMMRLLLNNGYKVERCFHCHHDKTFDASDNVEGKIPFCEFMNLCCLMHLSGSVVRILLDYVNHVHICSKLRLILEKQKEWPEICEILSSPRSLRHLCRLEIRRRLTLKRLNNPEIMNSHVFPPRLKSFILYQELDLYSQDPECIM; this is encoded by the exons ATGAATACTTATGACGAATATGCTGAAGAGGAGATTAATGACTATATCATCCAGCTGAGTATTCAAGACTCCTGCCAGGATGCCTTTCTGAAATCTGCAGCTGG TTTAGCAGCGGCGACGGATGAAAATCTGAGAGTCTTGGCTGCCATCGAACAAG GTGAGGTGTCGGTGCTCAGGGAGATGCTGAGGCACACCTTTGCCTTCAGGGAGTCGGACAGTCGGGGTTGGCTTCCCCTCCATCGAGCTGCATCCCAGCCAGTCCTGGAGGTTCTGGAGACTGTCCTGAGAT TGTCAGCTCAGGGGCTCAGCCTGGAGGAGAGAACGGCCGTGGGGGGAGATACGCCTCTGACGCTGGCAGTTAAAGCCGGACTGGTGCAGAATGTGAAGAGTCTGCTGCAGCATGGAGCCTCGCCtcacaacaccaacaacaagAACGAGTCACCGCTGCTGCTGG CGGTGAGGGCTGGCTCTTACGAGATGACGTACACTCTGGTGGCTCTTGGCGCCTGGGTAGAGCAGGTTTGCCGGAAGAAGTGGACGGCCATGCACGAGGCAGCCAAGGTTGGCAAAGTGGACatcctgatgctgctgctgaggaacGGCGGACGGGTAAACCACAAGGACGTGACGGGAGTGACGCCGCTCGCTGTGGCTGCAGAGCATGGACACTTCCACGTCACTGAGATTTTGCTGAACTGTG GTAGCAGAGTGAACTCTCAGGCCTGTAACGGGGAAAGTGTCCTGCTGGATGCAGCCGGATCAGGAAACACTGACtgcattcagctgctgctggacaatGGAGCCAACCCCAACCTGCCCAGCATCACTGGACACCTGCCCATCCACAAGGCAGCATATGCCGGACACTACGA TGCTCTGAAGATGTTGATACCTCTGACCACTAAGAAGGCCATCAAGGAGGCTGGTCAGAGCCCGGTCCACTCTGCAGCGGAGGGAGGCCACAGCCGTTGCCTGAAGCTCCTGCTGGCC GCTGGCTTTGACGTCAACTACCGCATGAACACCAGAAACTCTGAAAACTACCGGGACATGAGGAAGAGTGCCTTGTACTTCGCTGTCTCCAATGGGGACGTGGACTGCACCAAAATTCTGTTGGCAGCCGGAGCAAAGACAGACCTCGACCCGCTGTGCTGCCTCCTGGTGGCGGTCCGGTCCGGGCGTTACGAGAtcgtgaagctgctgctggcggCCAAAGCAGACGTTAACTGTTACTTCACAGTGGTAAGCGACACAGTGTTTCCCACGGCGCTGCAGTACTGCCTGAAGGACGAGGTCATGATGAGGCTGCTGCTCAACAACGGCTACAAGGTGGAGAGGTGCTTTCACTGTCACCATGACAAAACTTTTGATGCTTCGGACAACGTAGAGGGAAAAATCCCA TTCTGTGAGTTCATGAATCTCTGCTGCCTCATGCATCTGTCTGGGAGCGTGGTCCGGATTCTGCTGGACTACGTAAACCACGTCCACATCTGCTCCAAACTCAGACTCATcctggagaaacagaaagagtgGCCAGAGATATGTGAAATCCTCA GCAGTCCTCGCTCCCTCAGGCACCTCTGCAGACTGGAGATCAGGAGGCGTTTGACCCTGAAGAGACTCAACAACCCTGAGATCATGAACTCACACGTTTTCCCTCCAAGACTGAAAAGCTTCATACTCTACCAGGAACTCGACCTGTACAGCCAGGaccctgaatgcatcatgtgA
- the iqub gene encoding LOW QUALITY PROTEIN: IQ and ubiquitin-like domain-containing protein (The sequence of the model RefSeq protein was modified relative to this genomic sequence to represent the inferred CDS: deleted 1 base in 1 codon) translates to MEDEEQEVTEEEEDTTNPQPGGGTAERPPEDDTEPGSDEEEARVDRSNPDVLETVEEAETQADLPEDTEQLREPQTENIGNSTATVKVVLVPEGHVMTVAFAIGLSVQELKSHLASELRVPVEVLQVSLDSRVVEERQSLMELGVRPHGSIRMEMSSTDPTTHPLRPLRPPEHDNMPDVITVRVPTGDGEFQEVVVEIERPPHQKAFMGGYRHRLTGAEYHHAAVQTLPKRRPDRGVVVFSRDTQTVELKSQAQQCPVNVSTQMTGIGCYVSCINDKLVAPGNYISADECHDRRLRAVICLQSYARRWLARQEVERLRRERERRLAWMELQDRRRREEREEQLRDRRQRWMNPQRREDFNLLYRALEKWRCEEEQTINSSLCGSERKAALCLLLEQEAQLIATIGRHRIAVHNNNYDKTIRKFLDKCGAPHQWRAADGRLIEMDTQHTIRARELRDLYASVNEFTAAEEQRLHVLMTLKHTVKEHECQLTRDIVDLIDREVDLMTRGVKAARLEGLRRRICTLFLQYIKTPAFNPEVAKLLKVPQNPSKLRSDMFLCRSCHRYLRSSDFSSAASARLSARCLDCAGLDNIARSRDEFSCYKNILKRLRADEQQLNEDAKIPFLLQVEDLRYLVRVVWASCSALNASTDLYNLVFVRWERKRDWSPWNCILLSKEETSAHMEVQDVHKAYEATFVRRIEHKHMLARRHFSQIPVMAEYLDSQPSAALGNQLVSKPVTMTAKHAADTTPALAR, encoded by the exons atggaggatgaagagcaggaggtgacagaggaggaggaggacacaaCAAACCCACAGCCGGGTGGAGGTACTGCAGAGAGGCCGCCAGAGGACGACACAGAGCCGGggagtgatgaggaggaggcgCGGGTTGACAGGTCGAATCCAG ATGTGCTGGAGACTGTTGAAGAAGCTGAAACTCAGGCTGATCTGCCCGAAGACACCGAGCAGCTCAGAGAGCCTCAGACAGAGAACATCGGAAACTCTACAGCTACAG TGAAGGTGGTGCTGGTGCCGGAGGGTCACGTGATGACGGTGGCGTTCGCCATCGGTCTCAGCGTTCAGGAGCTGAAGAGTCACCTCGCCTCGGAGCTCAGGGTTCCTGTGGAGGTGCTGCAGGTCTCTCTGGACA gcagggtggtggaggagaggcagagcCTGATGGAGCTCGGCGTCCGGCCTCACGGCTCCATCCGGATGGAGATGAGCTCCACCGacccaaccacccacccactccGCCCGCTCCGCCCCCCCGAGCAT GACAACATGCCAGACGTCATCACTGTCCGTGTCCCAACAG GTGACGGAGAATTCcaagaggtggtggtggagatcGAGCGTCCTCCCCACCAGAAGGCCTTCATGGGCGGCTACAGACACCGGCTGACGGGGGCGGAGTACCACCACGCCGCCGTCCAGACCCTGCCCAAGAGGAGACCTGACAGAGGAGTGGTCGTCTTCAGCCGTGACACACAG ACAGTGGAGCTGAAGTCTCAGGCCCAGCAGTGTCCGGTCAACGTCTCCACCCAGATGACCGGGATCGGCTGCTACGTCTCCTGTATCAACGACAAGCTGGTCGCCCCCGGCAACTACATCAGCGCAGACGAGTGCCACGACAGGAGGCTGAGAGCC GTGATCTGTCTGCAGTCGTACGCTCGGCGCTGGCTGGCCCGGCAGGAGGTGGAGCGGCTGAGGAGGGAGCGGGAGCGGCGGCTGGCCTGGATGGAGCtgcaggacaggaggaggagggaggagagggaggagcagctGAGGGACCGACGCCAGCGCTGGATGAACCCACAGAGGAGGGAAGACTTCAACCTGCTGTACCGAGCCCTGGAGA agtgGAGGTGTGAGGAGGAGCAGACCATCAACTCGTCCCTGTGTGGCTCTGAGAGGAAGGCGGCGCTCTGTTTGCTGCTGGAGCAGGAAGCTCAGCTCATCGCCACCATCGGACGCCATCGCATCGCCgtccacaacaacaactacGACAAAACCATCAGGAAGTTCCTCGacaag tgtggggCTCCTCATCAGTGGCGAGCGGCCGACGGTCGGCTGATCGAGATGGACACTCAACACACCATCAGAGCCAGAGAGCTCAGAGATCTGTACGCCAGCGTCAACGAGTTCACGGCCGCCGAGGAGCAGCGGCTTCACGTCCTGATGACACTCAAACACACCGTCAAG GAGCATGAGTGTCAGCTGACCCGGGACATCGTGGATTTGATCGACAGGGAGGTGGACCTGATGACGAGGGGAGTTAAAGCAGCTCGTCTGGAGGGGCTGAGGAGAAGGATCTGCACCTTGTTCCTCCAGTACATCAAAACACCGGCGTTTAACCCTGAGGTGGCCAAGCTGCTGAAG GTTCCCCAGAATCCATCCAAGCTGAGGAGCGACATGTTCCTCTGCCGCAGCTGCCATCGATACCTGCGCTCCTCCGACTTCAGCTCAGCCGCCAGCGCCCGTCTGAGCGCTCGGTGCCTGGACTGCGCCGGTCTCGACAACATAGCCAGAAGCCGCGATGAGTTCTCCTGCTACAAAAACATCCTGAAGAGGCTGAGAGCTGATGAGCAGCAGCTCAACGAGGACGCTAAGATCCCCTTCCTGCTGCAG GTGGAGGACCTGCGGTACCTGGTGAGGGTGGTCTGGGCGTCCTGCTCGGCCCTGAACGCCAGCACTGACCTGTACAACCTGGTGTTTGTCCGCTGGGAGCGGAAAAGAGACTGGAGCCCCTGGAACTGCATCCTCCTGTCCAAGGAAGAGACTTCAGCTCACATGGAGGTTCAAGACGTCCACAAG gcgTACGAGGCGACGTTCGTCCGCAGGAtcgaacacaaacacatgctggcTCGACGCCACTTCAGCCAGATCCCCGTCATGGCCGAGTACCTGGACTCTCAGCCCAGCGCTGCCCTGGGCAACCAGCTCGTCTCTAAGCCCGTCACCATGACAGCGAAGCACGCCGCCGACACCACGCCAGCCTTGGCTCGTTAG